Within the Miscanthus floridulus cultivar M001 chromosome 17, ASM1932011v1, whole genome shotgun sequence genome, the region TCACCGTGCTCTGCTTTGTgtgactgacgtgtggggccagatTGACTCGGGGTCCCGCTGTCAGCCTCTGGGTTCACTGGAGTCAGGTGTGTCTAGCATTTAGGTTTAGTTTGAATTTTTATTTCTTTCATAGATGTGAatccatgtttcaaaaattcatatctcaagctaggagtgtctaattttgatgaaccaaattttgttagttttatcttgaagtgtagtatttgataaaaatataagaTGCACTGTTTCTAATATTTTTCTAGgataataaaatgtagctagataaatgctttttaaatggtttctatcttgtaaattgcataacttgagctagaaaagtgataaaattatgattctaattttgctggtcttttgttggcatgctctagctaggaaaaatattaaacctatagtaaacatacttttaatatggtcttcatatttaatcccaattaattgctagtttctagtgaaattaattgagataaaaatacataacatatgatcatgcaaatttttacacagtattcttatgcttggaggaatgtagaaaaaaatattaaatctattgtttgacacttttcactatgctaaactatttttgctaaaattagcctatgtaacttgtcattttttagaggtagttgtacttatccaaatggcatgaaatttatatagtGAAATTTATTAAGCACTTgaattatttatcctttaaatcaccttattatttaaggaaaataataaatggatataaataagttagttatgtttgaccatgatattttctagggtacttgtgatacatatgatctattgatattATTAAtaaggcttaaaagcaattggttgtatacaactagttaattattgctttataaattcaactagatggttgcatgtatagtttcaatggagttgataatttcatactgataatggtcttttctgtaaaacttgttaataacaaagttgtagataacttacttatctaccttgtgttaaattttcatagtcataggtcttATGATTTAAGAATTATGGATGTTaaaagtctgctgtcagaaatgcttgctctctgtatagatttgaatgattgaattgtttgacctagataactactgaatcacattcagatgattaaaagaaagttgtagccaatttcataagctttctagaatgtccataaACATATTATTTTAAtatgtataacttcagttatggtcaaaacaagtggctgatgtcttgtagtccagaaaatgatttacataagtgtttgcttaagtagtagagaaaagatatgcgcctactcagtaaaataaaatgtaacttgttattactttgatgcaatgctatcaaaaacacttatgaggatgcatttatcacatcatatcatattatacatgtcattatatatgcattcgtaatatcttattctatgctcatgcatataggatcgtccgaagagatAACTCTCCTAGAGTTCAATGAGGAAGCAGAAGAGGATCAGCCAGAGACGTCTCAGGCTGTAGCtctagaagaagaagagcagactctcaaagatctccctgagtgcctggatcatcggtcaacctctttcctcaaaggcaagccccggagcattctaagtcttccatgttttacaaaatattacttgagacatttatgtttgatgcattaggttataagtattgattgaaaacacttgatgcatagaactacattgtctagttacatatacctttaaccctgtgtaggtctaggatcgaatatatgcttagccatgcttagactgatagaagtcgggtaatttcctgtcacctacgagatatagatggataccgaagcacggttggctatatttgctatcatgaaaaaaaaccatgaggtaatgaaaatggaggccgggcggagtctatgtgtaggtggaCTTAGGTGAttttgtctatgtcgattaaaaaccataccgttgttgacacttctaacaagattgaacgcatgcctcttacttagctggccggataactcatttcgaccgtgaagccaagtagctcaaatTAGGCTAGGCCCTGATctgttagagtgtgcactctagatggtagtaaggatgtgcggggagccagccatgagcccaagggtagggtagtcctgattgtcctagcagctggttatCCCTAATTGTGTGGCGCTAGGCGAactcgcgaaatgtgtacctgagttataccaaaagtgaccattgatctggtctgcctaggtttgtgttagaaataaattctcagctggttgaaatcgattcgaatcaccatctctcccggatagtgagaaacttggttagccccaacattgtagtaattatgttatggaatgtgatggttcggatggacatagaattactacaccagctatggttactattgtatgctactaaatgatataccacatgtttggcacatgttagttgctaatctagaaatgaatagctataattaacgtgatgactgaattataattGTACCATTGAGTTAGTCGCTTTATATGCAcattgttgtcaagctacctccacttataaagccttgcataatccttagagtcacattatttttggtttatgacgggtaagtctagctaagtaccttcttgtacttagggttttattcctattgttgcagatggtacagtttatcacggttattgtaagaactgcttctgtcccaccgtggatgaggagtgagccctggtcatctcttattaatccttcttatatgcttttgtgggagtttGATCACAAACTggcactatgtatttgaactatgatggcagatgttagtttcaaactttaatttgcttctactactatttactgaagttggtttgtaataaccttaattcgtactctgatgaatgaactatatttgtgaattttatgtaacatatgacatgtatgttgaatcatgtacgatcttggttgtatattgatggttaatcgagacccgtcgtggtactcgatggactactaggtttatatgggctcaagtatgacagtgcgaccgcttgcgggctgccattgtacttgtgctcttataaattagtcagtTCTGCTATAGTTTATGTATTTTAAAGGATTGattttttagaaatgcctattcaccccactATAGGCGGCATCCTTGGTCCTTTCAATGTGAAATATAagggatacaatggctataccaagTTTTCAGAGAAGTccaaaatcctgagcaatagcccaactctacttgaatcttACTTAGCTAAGCTATACTTTAACAATCTAAGTCCTAAGAGCTCTTCTCTTCTCTGATTGTCTTGATTATTCCTCTcttagatggaatggaatgccttTCTAGAGGGGTAtggggtccttttataggggcACCTAGCACCCTGTGGGCCCATAAATCCATGGCATGGCTCCATCTTGTC harbors:
- the LOC136516192 gene encoding uncharacterized protein, with protein sequence MAAPKISTLDVRNDADENLLSKAMLRAAKRNLDGPLGNKTVATECGMPQSPFIPQLQLNGSSEEITLLEFNEEAEEDQPETSQAVALEEEEQTLKDLPECLDHRSTSFLKDGTVYHGYCKNCFCPTVDEE